TGTGAATAAATCCATGTAAATTTAAGTGTAACCTCTCAAGTGCTTTATTTTAATAGAGTTATACATACATTAAAACTTCTTCCTCATCAAAGGGACTATACTTTTTCTTGTCAACAGCCTCTTGAATAGCGACAGAGCACTAGAGAAGAACTTCACCGTGCCGCTGAGGCTCAGGAAAAATCGCAACAAGCACTTAAGCAACAAGTAGAGAATCAAAAACTTTTGGCTCAACTTGAATCCATTAATGCACTGCTTGCTTCTTATGGTGATCAAATTGAGGAAATGAAGGGAAATAGTACAGTCGTAATGACACTAAAAGAACGGTTTGAAAAGAAGAGAAATAAGTTGCGTGAATCTTTGGAAAAAGTACTTTCTGACGCAGGGCTAAATTTAGAATAGAAACTTAGAGAAGAATTGGAGTCAGCTCTCGAATTAAGAATTAACGCAAGCAGGAAGAAAAGAGAATTGCAAAACAAAGTTTTTGTCTAATCCAGCGATGTTCCCTGATTTTTATGAGAGGAGGCGCTGACTTGCTTCGCGTGCCCGTGAGTTTTGTCATTATGACCAAATGATGTATAGGAGACTAAATGAAATTCAGTGAACTGGTTAGATTATTAGAAGAAAATGGATTTAGAATTGTGAAAGAAAAAGGCTCAATAAGATACTATGGAAAGACTGGGTGGAATAAAATGGTTCGACTTGATTACCACGGATCAAAGGAAGTTCCTACAGGCACTTGCAATAGTATCCTAAAGGCTGCAGGAATTAAATGACCATAAGGAGGATAAAATGATTGAATTACCATATTCATTAGTAATTGAAGCTACGGAAGAACCAGACTATTTTGGTTTCTATTCCCTGGATTTGGAAGGTTTTTCAGGCATAGGACATTCTGTAGAAGATTGTTTGTACCAGGCTAAGTGGGGAATGAAAGAACATGTTGCTTTACTAAGGGAACAAAGGATTCCAGTCCCTCCTGAGAACCCAAAAGCTAAGATTATTATTCAGAATGAAAGAAAGTTAGCTAGGGCAATAGTCTAACAAATCGCTGAAGCTGACGGTACTTCGCACCGCAGCTTAGCTTTATCGTTATGGTTATGAAGTTGGTAGGGAAGCCTGCTCCCCTGATTAAATCAGGGGTTAACCCTAACCCTTTCACCAAAAACTCCTAAATATATCCCTTTATCTCCTTTTTTTTCACAGGTCTAAAGTTACCTGCACAGGTGAAAAGAATTTCGGATTTTGGACTTTTGTAAGCGTCCAATATTCTGGTGTTTCTGTGTTTTGGTGTCTGGGCTACATAGACTACCAGACACATAGACACCCGGCACCAGACCACCTGAACGGTTACGATTTTTCAATCCGCAATTTACAATTCGCAATCTGCAATCAAATAATTCCCAATTTTTTACCAACAAGCTTAAATTTATCCAGGGCGATTTCGAGTTGTTTTTGAGATAGGGTAGCGATGACACTTACCCGAATTAGTGAGGATTCCTTTGAAACTGCTGGTGGGACAACAGGATTTACTATTATCCCTTCTTCTTCTAACAAACCAGCGGTTTTAAAGGTTATTTCGTCGTTACCAATGATGACAGGGATAATGGGGGTTACTGTTTCTTCCAGGGTAAATCCTAATTCCATTAACCCTTTTTTCATAAAGTTAGCATTATGATGTAGTTGTTGTAGTAATTGTGGTTCTTCTTCCATTACTTCAAGACCAGCAATGACAGTAGCGGCTATAGCCGGTGGTGGGCTGGCTGTGAAAATAAAGGCTCTTGAGTTAAGTTTTAAGAAAGCAACTATTTGAGCGGTTGCACCGGTAAATCCACCTATAGTAGCAAATGTTTTACTGAATGTGCCGCAGATGAGGTCTATTTCACCTTCCATATTGTAATACTCAAGTATGCCATGTCCTTTGTCACCTAAGACGCCACTGCCATGGGCATCATCTACCATAACTTTAGCACCATATTTATCTGCCACCTGCTTTATCTGCGGGAGATTAGCCAGTGTGCCTTTCATACTGAAGACACCATCAGTAACAATAAGCTTATTTTTGGAAGGGTCAGCCGTAGCGAGTTGTTCTTCAAGATTTGTCATATTGTTATGTTGGTATATCTTTACTTCTGCCTTTGACAGGCGACAGCCTTCTATAATACTGGCATGATTTAATTCATCACTAAATATCATATCCCCTTCTTTAACCAGGGCGGCGATTGTCCCCATCATAGTCATAAATCCTGTGCTAAAAACGATTGTATCTTCAGTGCCTTTAAATTGTGCGAGTTTTTTCTCCAGCCGATGATGTAAGGTAGTAGTGCCGGTAAGCACCCGTGAGCTACACGCACCTGTGCCATATTCCTGGATAGCCTTGATAGTTGCAGAGATAACCTTTGGATGAGTGGCTAATCCCAGATAATTATTTGACCCAAGCAAAATCATCTCCTGACCTTTCATTCTCACCAACGGTGCTGGTGCACTTTCCATCTCCCGAAGGTAAAAGAATTGGTGATGAGATTTTAGGTAGTCTATTTTTTTATTGAATTCATAACATTTATCGAAAAGATCCATTTTTGTTCTCCTGAAAATAGGAAGTAGAGAGTAGAAAGTAGAGAGTAGAAAGTAAAGAAAACACCACTCCTCATGCTTATCTCCCCATCTCCCACCTTCTATCTCCTATCTACTATTTTCATCCTCATTTGTGAACCAACGGTTCATGACCGTTTCCCCTGAAAATAGCGAATTAGTGAATTAGAGATTAGCGAATTAGTATAGTATCCACAGACTCGTATCCTCTGGTGTAGAACAGATATTCCCCCTTAATAAAGGGGGTTAGGGGGTTGTTCTTCCATTATTTACTGAACTGATAGGAATTTGCTTTTTGAGGATTTTTTGCTTCGCAACATTTTGCGGACGCAACATACTTCGTATTCTCGCTTTGCTCGAATTCGGATGTTACCTTCACTTTTGCCCATTATGGGAATATGTTACCAAAATCTTTCCCTATTGTCAACAAAAATTTTCGACCTGTGAAATAGGTCGACCTGGGAAAACAAAATTATACCACACTACTTGGTGTAAGAAAAGGAGATAGGGAAATTAAGTGAGTAAGCGGATTAAGCGGAAAAAATGGGAAAAAATAAATAAATCCGTTTAATCCGTGTGACAAATTTTTAATAGTAAAGGGATTTAATAGTAAGCGGATTTAGCAGATTGAGCGGATTTTTTTTATTTTTTTCCGCTCAATCCGTTCAATCCGCTTATAATAAAAAATGGTAACCGTTCAGGCTATATATCAAAAGTGTAAGAAAGGGGATAAGGAGATAAGAGTGATATGGAGATAAGATAATAGAAATAGATTGAAATTTATAGAAATTAGGTAGAAATTGATTGTGGAAAACAACAAATTTCCATAAATTTCTATTAGTTTCTATTAATTTCAATTTTTTTAATAATATCTCCCTATCTCCTTAATCTCCACATCTCCTTTTGTTACACCACCTGAACGCTTACAAAAAATGTAATCTGTTTAATCAGCTTACAAAAAAATTCGACCTATTTCACAGGTCGAAATTTTTTCCAGCAATTTTTCACTCTCCAATTATTCGTGGGACTTTAAAGAATTGATTCTCTTCATCCGGGGCATTGGCTAATACATTTGCTACTGGCAGGGAATTCTGGATTTCATCCTCGCGCAGGACATTAGTTAATGCCAGAGGATGCGAAGTTGGTGGTATATTTTCAGTATTTAGTTCGTTGATTTTAGCCGCATAATTTAAGATATTATTCAGTTGATGAGTAAATTCTTCCTTCTCAGATTCTTCTAACTTCAATCTTGCCAATAAACAAACATGTTCAACTTCTTTTTGGGTAATATCCATTTTTTCTGCTCCCTTTCTTAACTGGATAATGTCAAAAACTCACCCTCAACCTTCTTAATGTCCTCCGCCTTCTTTAGCCTCTTTCTTCCATTGGTATAATCGAGGATAGAGTTTATTATGTAGATATTGAGTCCTTACTCCTTCTAATTTCTCTTTTACCTCTATATCTTTTTCTGCCTTATTTAAAAGTCCCAGTTCAATCTGGCACATCGTGATTATTTCTTTTCTCTGTTTAATCCAGGGAGCATTCTGACTGGCGTCTTTAGTCTCTAACCAATATAGTTTATCTTTTTGTTTTTTTATGGTGCGTGCTATTTTTTGTTTTGTTGCTTTGGGTTTGTTCAGGTTGATGAGACTAAGTGCCTCGAGCACCACATCGGGAGTAACATTAAATCGGGTGGATAATTCGACAATAATTTTTAATGTCGTTTCATCTAATTTGTAATCTTTATACAGTTTGAGTAACTCATTTAATTGATTTTCTTCTGTTCTGGTAGTTTCTGCAATCCATGTTTTGGTCTTTTTTTCTCTTAATTCCTTTTCTTGTTTAAGCACTTTTTGTTTTTCAGCGGTTTTATTATAAACAATATTATAAGTCACAATAAAGACTATTACCGTTATTGTGACTAATATTATTAGACCAATGATTTTACTTATTATTTTTAACAACATCAATATTTGCCTCTTTTAAGAGATTCATTGCTAACTCATCCGGATACGCACCTTCATAGACTATCTTTTTAATTCCAGCATTAATTAACATTTTAACACATAAAATACAAGGTTGATGGGTACAATAAAGTGATGCTCCATTAATACCCATTCCATGTAATGCAGATTGAATAATAGCATTTTGTTCAGCATGTAATCCCCGGCAGAGTTCATGTCGTTCTCCAGAGGGAATTTGCATTTTATCCCGCAGACAACCTATTTCATCACAATGTTTTAGTCCTGTCGGAGCACCATTATAACCGGTAGATAAAATATACTTATCTTTAACGATAACGGCGCCCACCTGCCTTCTCAGACAGGTCGAGCGTTTCGCAACTAAGTGAGCAATTTCCATAAAATATGTATCCCATGACGGTCTTGTTTTCATTATTTAATCAGAAGATAACTTCTATCTTCTACCCTCCCCAAAAGATTTCCACCTGTGCAATTAGAAATAAAGGGATAGAATTTTTTCTTGACAATTATATTAAGTTAAATATAAAATTATATCTATGAGAGAAAGATACACTGATTGGAAAATATTTTTTATTTTCTATCTTCCATTAGCCTTCATTACTACCTACATCCACATCCGATTTACCAGTGAATTTGGTTATGAGTGTGAGGTATTTGGCAAACCTAATGGTCATTCAGCCATCATAGAAGGACAAGCGTTTGCTCCAACTCAATATCGAATATTAATGCCGTTTTGTGCAGAGTTTATCCATCAAGTGCTAAATATCTCTATTGCCAGTAGTTATCATTCACTCCGTGTGATTACCACATTTTTAGTTCTTTCGCTTTTTCATATCTATCTTACCAGATGGTTTGATACACCAAAGGCACTTATTGGCACACTTTATCTCGCGGGCTCGATTCCTTTATCTTATCTGTATTGGCCATATCCCCAGGATATGTTTAACTTAATGATGTTTATCGTAGGATTCATCGCTATTCGTGAGCATAAAGACAATTGGCTTTATCTTATCCTCATCTTAGGCAGCCTGAATTATGAAACGATAGTATTTTTAATCTTATTCTATTTCTTCTATCATTCTGGGCAGATGAAGTTTAAAAAATTAATTGGACGGACAATAAGTTATCTGGCAATTTGGACTTTAGTTATGGTTCTAATTCGCTTAAAATATGGACTTTTACCCAATTTTATGGATAATCAGGTTCATTTAATTGGCTATCCAATGTATCAAACTAATCTAAAGATGTATGCAAACATCTTTAAAAATATCTCTTTAACCAATGGTTGTTTTTATATCTTTTTGCTTTTTGGTTTTTTTTGGATATTAGCCTTTCTTCATCTGAGTAAAAAGCCAAAATTTTTAGTAAAAACGGCGTGGGTAATTCCGATATATTTAGTATTTCATTTTTTCATCGCCAGTTTTGGTGAAACACGGGTATTTCTACCGTTGTTTTTGTTACTTATTCCTCTGGGACTTTTTTCAATATTTAAAGTTTGAATAGGGACGGTTAATTTTATCATTTTCCGTAACTGTTCAGCCACTGATTAACACGGATTAGCACGGATAAAACGGAGGAGAAACCCTCATGAGTCTTACGACTCACAAGGATGATGAAAATAAAGGGGTTCGGGACTCGGGAATAAAAGAATCCCCCAACCCCGATTTTCAGAGAAAAAAGAAAGATTTTAAGCAAACATCCCTATCTTTAAATTTTTACTTTTAACTTCTACAGTTTCATCCGTGTCCATCTGGGACTGAACAATTACTCACTTTGTAAGTGTTCAGGTATCAGCACTCAGTAGGGAGAAGTTACTCTTCACTGACTTCTGTTCTCTGATGACTGCTTGCTTACTTCACCTTAACGATTCAATTCTTTCTTCCGGAGCAATAATATCTGCAATGCGAACACCAAAGTTATCATCAATAACGACAACTCCGCCTTTCGCAATTAATTTACCGTTGACAAAAATATCGACTGGTTCATTAGCCATTTTATCTAACTCAACAATTGAGCCTGAACCTAAATCCAATATTTTTTTAATCGTCATTTTCTTTCGGCCAATTTCAACACTAACATTCATTGGGACATCCATTAACAGTTTTAAGTTTGCTGGTAATTGCTCTGTTTCAGTCGGTTTCAATCTGGTAAATTGAACTGGATGAACTCCCGGGGCAAATGCTGGTTTTTCTACTTCTTTAGGTTTTGCCGTCTCTCCTATAACCGTTTTAACTATTGGTTTAGCGATATTTAATGGTAGCAACTGGACTAATTTACCTTCACTTAAATCTCCTAATGTCAGATTGTAATCTACCTCAACCACTTTACTTTCGCGGAATATAGGAAGGTCTTTGGGAACACCCTTCTGGAAATCAACAATCTTTATTTTAGGTGAGGAGGCGGTTACAGTTTTACCGATGGTCGATGACAAAGACACAGCAGAAGATTCTATCATTTGTCCTAATGCCTCACCCAGGGCACCTAAATACAAATCGTTTATTTCTTCAGGTGGTGAGGTTCCATCGCCACCCATCATTAAATCGGCAATCATTGCCCCGTGTTCTTTCAGAAAAACGATATAAGTTGGTCCTTTAATTCCACCAGAATATTCTACCTCAACAACAATTGCTGTGCCAGGAACCTCTTTTGTAATATTATCCGGAGTAATCTCATTGATTTCCGGAGCGGCAATAGTTACCTGTTTATTTAAAATAGTTGAAAGTGCAGTTGCCGCGGCGTTCATTGAAGAACCAGAAATATCTTTTAAAACACTACCTTCTTCTTTAGTCAATCCTGTTGTTCCTTCTTCTTCCTCTGCCTCTTCGCCTAAAAGAGCCTCTAATTCAGCTTGTGTAAGTTCATTTCCTCCAACCATTGGATTTTCGCCTCCTTTTCACCGGTTACCAATCACCAATTTTAGTAGACCTTTTTTGCCACTAAAAGTATAAGTCCTCCCTGGTTTGTTTTATGCCAGATAAATCTCTTAATCTTCCGATAAAAAGCCCTTATTTGTGGGAGTAATTTCTCTGGCACCTCATAATCCAACCATCTTCTTGGGATACTTAAAGAGGTAACCGCTATAAGATTAAAACCATTTATATTGAATAATCTTTTTAATGTCTGATATGGAAAATTAAAAATATGTCCTTCTGCAAATAAAAAATTAGTTAACCCTTTTTTCCCTCTTGCCTCTGCCCCAGAAACATTAGGCACAGTGGCTAAAACCAGCCCTTCTTTTTTTAAAATTCGATTTACCTCTTTTAATATCCCATTTGGGCTGACGACATGCTCTAAGACATCCAACATTGTCACGAGGTTAAAACTTTGTGTTTCAAAGCCTATCTCCTCCACCGAACCTGTAAATACTTCTAATCCTAATTCTTCTCTGGCATATTCAGCCGCATCATTGGAAAATTCTACACCTTTTGCCTCATAACCCTTTTTTTTGAGCAATTCAATAAAAAAACCTAACGCACATCCTACATCCAGACAAACAAATTTCTCTTGAAAACAAATTTTTCCCAGAGTTTTATCCCAGAATCTTAAAATTGGTTCAAATCTGTATTTAATTATATGATGTTTTCTTTGAGCGTATTCTTTAAATCCATACTCTTGATAATAGCCAGATGAATAATATTTTTTTAATTCTTCTTTTGTGGCAATAGGGTGACGAAACATCAAACCACATTCTTCGCATTGGAAAATAGTCGTGGTCCCTATTTCGCAAAGTTTTTTAAAAACACTCTCCCCACATAAATCACAATTCATCTTATATATTATAACAGATTATTGGTTAATGTCAAGAAAAATTTCGACCTGTGCAGGTAGAAAATTAAGGAAGCAGATTTTTAATAGTAAGCGGGTGGATTTAGTAAGCGGATTTAACGGATTTAGCGGAAAAAGAAATAAAAAAATCCGCTCAATCCGTTTAATCCCCTTACAAAAATTGTAACCGTTCAGGCTATATATCAAAAGTGTAAGAAGGGGGATAAGGAGATAAGGAAGATATGGAGATAAGATAATAGAAATAGATTGAAATTTATAGAAATAGGTAGAAATTGATTGTGGAAAACAACAAATTTCCATAAATTTCTATTAGTTTCTACTTTTAATAATATCCCCTTATCTCCTTTATCTCCATATCTCCTTTTCTTACACCACCTGAACGCTTACCAAAAATTTTAACATTCTAAATAAATAGGTGCGGTGTTCTATGTTTCCATAAATCTTTCTATGGCATCAATTGTCTCTTTAAAGGTAAAGTAATTGCAATGATGAACATTTCTTTCTTGAGTAAAATGTTGGTGATATTCATCGGCTATTTCTATCGAGGTCATATTTTTTGTATTTACCACCATATCATTAGCGTACCCAAAGAATGCATCAGCAACCATATCCAGGATATTTTCTAAGACTGCTTTCTGAAAGAAATTTCTTGGCTCGAAATCTGATGTAATAGCCGCATAGGTAGTATTTGGAGGTTTTTGATCTGGATTTAGTGTTGTTAGAAACGGTGAGTTAGGATTTTGTGCCCATAATCCGGGGATAACTTCCGGGTTGTCTAATTTAGAAGAAAGATACCTGATTACTCCTGTAAGGAAAGGTAATGCAATCTTTAACCAGGCGCCGCCAGTTAAACTAAATAGTGTTGTGAGCAAATCAGCCATTGTTTTCCAGCGTATTGGGTCGGCTAAAGTTGTGCCGGCATTTGGTGTTCCAACCATTATCGCTTTATTAACGACTATCGCTTTTTTAACTAATTCACTCTGGCATAACTCTGTTAAACTCCTTAATACCAATCCTCCTCTTGAATGAGAAATTATATCAACCTGAAAACCATCAGGTAGAATTTTTAACATCTCCCTGCTATTTTCTTTCGGTGTTTTTGATAATGTTTTATGGTCAAATCCTAATATCATATCATATTTATTTTTCCATCTTTTAATTGTGTCTCCTGTAATAGCACCAAATCCACCTGCGGTTGAGCTAAATGTTCCGTGAATAAAGAGTAATATCTTTTTGCCTTTTAAAGATGGCAAATCATTAAAAGGTTGGATGTTATTAAAATCGTCAGTAATTACCCCGAATCCCTCTTTAACATTCTTTTCTTCTATTTTAGAGATAATCCCGTTAATTGCTCCCTCCACTTGTTCATCAACCCAATCTTTAATGAACTTCAAACAATAAATAAATTTACTCCTGATACCTCTGGTAGTAATTTCCTGTGTTATAAAGGGTATTTTAAAAGATTTTATGTGTGATTCTACTCCTGGGGCTCTTAACCCTGTGCGATAGGTTCTTTCTGACTCACCAAAATACCACTTCCAGATTCCATTTTCTGCGGTTAAAAATACGGTTTCCTCTTTCGGGCCACATTCTACCTGGAGTTGAAGTGGTTCTAATTGTTCTCCTTTGTCTAAGGAGCGCT
This genomic window from bacterium contains:
- a CDS encoding cytidine/deoxycytidylate deaminase family protein, which translates into the protein MKTRPSWDTYFMEIAHLVAKRSTCLRRQVGAVIVKDKYILSTGYNGAPTGLKHCDEIGCLRDKMQIPSGERHELCRGLHAEQNAIIQSALHGMGINGASLYCTHQPCILCVKMLINAGIKKIVYEGAYPDELAMNLLKEANIDVVKNNK
- a CDS encoding type II toxin-antitoxin system HicB family antitoxin; this translates as MIELPYSLVIEATEEPDYFGFYSLDLEGFSGIGHSVEDCLYQAKWGMKEHVALLREQRIPVPPENPKAKIIIQNERKLARAIV
- a CDS encoding type II toxin-antitoxin system HicA family toxin; the encoded protein is MKFSELVRLLEENGFRIVKEKGSIRYYGKTGWNKMVRLDYHGSKEVPTGTCNSILKAAGIK
- the gatC gene encoding Asp-tRNA(Asn)/Glu-tRNA(Gln) amidotransferase subunit GatC, with translation MDITQKEVEHVCLLARLKLEESEKEEFTHQLNNILNYAAKINELNTENIPPTSHPLALTNVLREDEIQNSLPVANVLANAPDEENQFFKVPRIIGE
- a CDS encoding class I SAM-dependent methyltransferase, giving the protein MNCDLCGESVFKKLCEIGTTTIFQCEECGLMFRHPIATKEELKKYYSSGYYQEYGFKEYAQRKHHIIKYRFEPILRFWDKTLGKICFQEKFVCLDVGCALGFFIELLKKKGYEAKGVEFSNDAAEYAREELGLEVFTGSVEEIGFETQSFNLVTMLDVLEHVVSPNGILKEVNRILKKEGLVLATVPNVSGAEARGKKGLTNFLFAEGHIFNFPYQTLKRLFNINGFNLIAVTSLSIPRRWLDYEVPEKLLPQIRAFYRKIKRFIWHKTNQGGLILLVAKKVY
- the fliN gene encoding flagellar motor switch protein FliN, with protein sequence MVGGNELTQAELEALLGEEAEEEEGTTGLTKEEGSVLKDISGSSMNAAATALSTILNKQVTIAAPEINEITPDNITKEVPGTAIVVEVEYSGGIKGPTYIVFLKEHGAMIADLMMGGDGTSPPEEINDLYLGALGEALGQMIESSAVSLSSTIGKTVTASSPKIKIVDFQKGVPKDLPIFRESKVVEVDYNLTLGDLSEGKLVQLLPLNIAKPIVKTVIGETAKPKEVEKPAFAPGVHPVQFTRLKPTETEQLPANLKLLMDVPMNVSVEIGRKKMTIKKILDLGSGSIVELDKMANEPVDIFVNGKLIAKGGVVVIDDNFGVRIADIIAPEERIESLR
- a CDS encoding caspase family protein gives rise to the protein MKKKALLVGINKYKYVSCLRGCVNDVKNMNHILQTYFEFKQENIRSLIDESVTRDHLMSRLSWLIDDAEPGDVLVFHFSGHGSQIIDRGVLDELNDHRDEILCLYDMDFRNANSFLTDDDFSKTFNRLPKGVNLSVIIDSCHSGTATREIESLQREVKATPTIQYRYLLPPDDIALRERSIPISVRRFTKSVGRNCADVGINHILLAACEDRESAADAYIADSFNGAFSYNLCKWIRDTNGNLTYQDLIIRVQRSLLHNGFAQKPQLEGPRELQGRKMFSATEESQVRVSDSLYKNRYCITQKNLSLPVAQGIILGTASEFNGTVRVNNLSSSKTRDLIGESNPEVIEGLENGGFIVSNVLEFQPVKQRSLDKGEQLEPLQLQVECGPKEETVFLTAENGIWKWYFGESERTYRTGLRAPGVESHIKSFKIPFITQEITTRGIRSKFIYCLKFIKDWVDEQVEGAINGIISKIEEKNVKEGFGVITDDFNNIQPFNDLPSLKGKKILLFIHGTFSSTAGGFGAITGDTIKRWKNKYDMILGFDHKTLSKTPKENSREMLKILPDGFQVDIISHSRGGLVLRSLTELCQSELVKKAIVVNKAIMVGTPNAGTTLADPIRWKTMADLLTTLFSLTGGAWLKIALPFLTGVIRYLSSKLDNPEVIPGLWAQNPNSPFLTTLNPDQKPPNTTYAAITSDFEPRNFFQKAVLENILDMVADAFFGYANDMVVNTKNMTSIEIADEYHQHFTQERNVHHCNYFTFKETIDAIERFMET
- a CDS encoding aminotransferase class I/II-fold pyridoxal phosphate-dependent enzyme, with the protein product MDLFDKCYEFNKKIDYLKSHHQFFYLREMESAPAPLVRMKGQEMILLGSNNYLGLATHPKVISATIKAIQEYGTGACSSRVLTGTTTLHHRLEKKLAQFKGTEDTIVFSTGFMTMMGTIAALVKEGDMIFSDELNHASIIEGCRLSKAEVKIYQHNNMTNLEEQLATADPSKNKLIVTDGVFSMKGTLANLPQIKQVADKYGAKVMVDDAHGSGVLGDKGHGILEYYNMEGEIDLICGTFSKTFATIGGFTGATAQIVAFLKLNSRAFIFTASPPPAIAATVIAGLEVMEEEPQLLQQLHHNANFMKKGLMELGFTLEETVTPIIPVIIGNDEITFKTAGLLEEEGIIVNPVVPPAVSKESSLIRVSVIATLSQKQLEIALDKFKLVGKKLGII